GGGTCGAAACGGAAGTCGAGCATGGACTCTACTTCATCCGCAACTCGGTTTGGGAGACCATTCCGCGTATTCAGCAAGACATCCGACGGGCGATGCGGCGCCATTTCGGCACCGATGTGGACCAGCGGCCCGTGGTTCGAATGAGGTCCTGGATTGGAAGCGATCGAGATGGCAATCCCTTCGTGACACCGGACGTCACGCTGCGAACGGCTGAAGTCCATCGGAAGACCGCCCTTGAAATGTATCTGGCGGAGTTGCGCCTGCTGCGGCGGGATCTCAGCGTTTCGGACCGACAGGCCCCGATCCCTGCCAGCCTGGCCGAATCCATTTCTCGAGACACAGACCGGATACAGCTGCCGGCCATCGTGGTCGACCTGTATTCCCACGAGCCATACCGACTCAAGATCAGCTACATGATGGCACGGGTTCGGCATCTGCTCGGGGAGGACATCATCGACGAAGGCGCCCGGAGTGGTCCGGACGCCGTCTACACGGCCGATGCATTCGTTCGCGACCTGGAGTTGCTTCGTGAGGGTCTCGACGAGAGCGGCATAGGCGATCTCGCCATTGCGAGTCGACTCGTAGAGTTGCTGGATCGGGCGCGCGCTTTCGGATTCCACCTCGCGGCTCTGGACGTCCGACAGCACTCGGGTATTCTCCGGCAGGCGGTCTCCGCCGTACTGAAGGAGGCCGGTGTCACGGAGGGATATTCGGATCTCCCGGAGACCGACAAGCGAGAGCTGCTGACTCGCGAACTTCAGAACCGCAGGCCTCTGCTTTCGTCTGCGTCACGACTTCCCGAAGCGGCGAGCGACGTGCTGGAGACGTTCCGCGTGATCAGTGAACTGGTCCGCAGGGACCCCGCATCCATCGGCAGCTTTATTGTCTCGATGACGCATTCCGTGAGCAATCTGCTCGAGGTAATGCTCCTTGGGAAAGAGGTCGGACTCTGGCGACTCGTGGCAGGAAAAGTCGAGACGGCCCTGGACGTTGTGCCATTGTTCGAGACGATCGATGATCTTGCGGGCGCT
The sequence above is drawn from the Rhodothermales bacterium genome and encodes:
- a CDS encoding phosphoenolpyruvate carboxylase; this encodes MPPLPDSSVPPLFFFNAAEERISEPLAKQINLLVSSLSTVIAQQAGPQLLDVASRLSALCLDSARDGSDHRAEAMELISELDLESINTLLRSFTAMFHLINQSEKQEIVRINRERARASTLDAPRSESIEQAIRHLKSKGWSAPEVEQLLARIDIQPTFTAHPTEARRRSILFKQQAIAAVLSKLQVCELTPGEAEDALSDIHHQISLLFATDEVRSSGMRVETEVEHGLYFIRNSVWETIPRIQQDIRRAMRRHFGTDVDQRPVVRMRSWIGSDRDGNPFVTPDVTLRTAEVHRKTALEMYLAELRLLRRDLSVSDRQAPIPASLAESISRDTDRIQLPAIVVDLYSHEPYRLKISYMMARVRHLLGEDIIDEGARSGPDAVYTADAFVRDLELLREGLDESGIGDLAIASRLVELLDRARAFGFHLAALDVRQHSGILRQAVSAVLKEAGVTEGYSDLPETDKRELLTRELQNRRPLLSSASRLPEAASDVLETFRVISELVRRDPASIGSFIVSMTHSVSNLLEVMLLGKEVGLWRLVAGKVETALDVVPLFETIDDLAGA